One region of Babylonia areolata isolate BAREFJ2019XMU chromosome 29, ASM4173473v1, whole genome shotgun sequence genomic DNA includes:
- the LOC143302227 gene encoding NAD-dependent protein lipoamidase sirtuin-4, mitochondrial-like, which yields MALSNNIRMCVFASRNSGQQRNIVCSNLKVKLSTSTKTLPFVPRSEEASEQDVSQLTEFVSRAKRLFVLTGAGISTESGIPDYRSEGVGLYATSKNRPVNYADFLNSSEIRQRYWARNYVGWPRFSSFLPNQAHRILSQWENAGKIHWLVTQNVDALHYKAGSSQVTELHGSAHRVVCLSCHSKVPRIAVQAQIKALNPDWHAHSSQMAPDGDISLTPEQVQGFKVPECQRCGGILKPEIVFFGDNVPRTTVNFTFDRLGESDAMLVAGSSVEVYSGFRLANRAAESHIPIAILNIGQTRADKLASLKIRSRCGHTLQRVHDALNLPSS from the exons ATGGCATTGTCAAATAATATACGAATGTGTGTTTTTGCGTCACGAAACAGTGGTCAACAAAGAAATATCGTCTGCTCGAATCTGAAAGTGAAACTATCCACATCAACTAAAACTTTACCATTCGTTCCTCGCAGCGAAGAAGCATCAGAACAAGATGTCAGTCAGTTAACAGAGTTTGTTTCAAGAGCTAAGAGATTGTTTGTCCTCACGGGAGCAGGAATTTCAACTGAAAGCGGGATTCCTGACTACAGATCCGAAGGTGTTGGGCTGTATGCAACGAGTAAAAATCGGCCAGTTAATTACGCCGATTTTCTCAACAGTTCCGAGATTCGACAAAGATACTGGGCGAGAAACTATGTAGGATGGCCACGTTTTTCATCTTTCCTACCTAACCAAGCTCACCGAATCCTCAGCCAATGGGAGAATGCAGGCAAAATACActg GCTGGTGACGCAGAACGTGGATGCACTGCATTATAAAGCAGGAAGCAGTCAAGTGACAGAGCTCCATGGCAGCGCTCATCGTGTCGTCTGCTTGTCGTGTCACAGCAAGGTCCCTCGCATTGCAGTGCAGGCACAAATCAAGGCCCTGAATCCAGACTGGCATGCACACTCCTCACAGATGGCGCCAGATGGGGACATCAGTCTGACGCCAGAACAGGTCCAAGGCTTCAAA GTACCAGAATGCCAGCGATGTGGAGGCATCTTGAAACCAGAAATCGTTTTCTTTGGTGACAATGTGCCCCGGACTACCGTCAACTTCACCTTTGACAGACTGGGAGAGAGTGACGCCATGCTTGTTGCAGGCTCTTCAGTTGAG GTGTACTCAGGATTTCGCCTTGCCAACAGAGCCGCCGAGTCACATATACCCATCGCAATCCTCAACATCGGACAGACAAGAGCAGACAAGTTGGCCTCTTTGAAGATACGTTCCAGATGTGGACACACGTTGCAGCGGGTGCATGATGCCTTGAATCTACCCAGCTCCTGA